The window ACtaatacattttcaatgaactttgaactggattttaaggcgcccaaatggaaatgtttTCAAACAAGTCATGACATAGATATGAGATTAACGTTCCTTATGAGTTTATGTTATGGTTTGACTGAAAATTgacaaaaacaataaaaaaaaagtacattcaaattcaaaagaaatgtagaagaaattgaggTGCGGTAACTGAGttactactagcgaacctggtggatcctcgcctgccatacgttgaatcctcgattgccacagtagcggcGCGGATACCCCATTGTGAATACTGAAGctggctagactggttgccggtcgattcaattcaattgtatAATTCAAGTCAAATGCGTACATGTGTTATTTTACCAAGGCGTCACTTAACTttcaagttaattttcttgtttacgtATCTTTTAGGAAAACGTTCCTTACAAGTCTTTATCGGCGGCCCACGTCCCCCAAACGAACCCATCGCTGTCATTCCTCGATATGTTCAACGATAATCTAGTGAAGGCGTATAACCTGGCCGGATTACAAACGGACCATAAGAGTCGGGATTTTGGATTGTTCGACACGATTCTTACTTTATATGAATTTGCCGGCAGACAAATAAGAAGAAAATCGGAAAAGTTTTTTGTATGCGAAAATTTCACTGTTCCATGTTATGATATATCGATCGAAAGATTCCGTCAAACAATTCCGTCAAATTACAGTTATCTTCAATGACAACCTTCTAATTCTCAGTGACTTcaatgattcagtaaaattataattagttAGCAATGACGgcattatcatttccaattacttCAACGATTTGGTAAAAATTATGGTTGACCATCTCATACTCGCtgatttcagtaaaattatgattagtaactgattttcaatgagATTAATCTGAGGTATTTCGATTCTAGGATGCTAAAGTCGAAGTTAATGGTTTCAGCGGACGATTTAGCTTCTCGCTGATGAACTGTCGCGAGGCGCCCGCCGTTAAATATTGCGAAACGGACGCGAATGAAAATAGAACTCAATGTGAAATGACTGATTTAGAGGTAAGAAATGCTTTCCGACCAGTGCAGCAACGATTGATGATGGAAAGTTGGGGAAGACCAAAATTCCACTTTAGCCAAAGTTAACTTTTTTCTTTACgattcaggacccagttccacagttctgaattaAGTTCAACTCTAGGGTtaacttaattgaaaatcagctaactttaactcagagttaactctaactcacaactgtggaactgtttcTAGTACGTTCATGACTACAATCAAAGCTCGTTATAACGCCAGTCCCGGGACCGTCAAAATGTTGGCGGTATAACGAAATGACGATCGTGAGAGTTGAAATAGTATACACAACATGACTGTTAACCAAATCCAGAATTAGACATCAGTTGATCTTAATCTAGGAAAGGGTAAAAAATGATACAGTAGATGTGTGATACTGCTAACCACATGACTGTATCGATTCTTAAACAAAAGACTAGAAACGTCGTTGACGAAAGATCGTTGGCGGTTTAACGAATGATTTTACTATGAGTTTGAATAGGACTGTTCTAGGATTTCGTTGGCGTTGTGATGGAGGGTGAGAGGTGAAACAACAGGAGCTATTTACCTGTATATGGTCAATGTTCTCCGTTTTCTTAATGATTTCGGTGGTTCTGTAAAGATCATTACTCTTGACATATTTttcgtttcttttttcataGTACATGGATTGGAATGTACTCGACCAGGCAAACCCGATCAAAATTCTCCCAGATGATGGCGTGAAAGTATTTAGTGCTAACCTCGGGCGGATTCTGATAAGACTGGTTagtatttgaattcaaattttgaccCGGATATTCGAACACAACCTCCCAGACGCAGCTTTAAATAAGGCTTTTATAAAGCACCACGTTATATCATATCCTATcacacaccacaccacaccacaccacaccacaccacaccacaccacaccacaccacaccacaccatatactatcatatcatttcatttcatattcattttctgaatAATTTACATGAATGTTTAAAGAATATGTTAGGCTTACAAAAGGAatgtaatttatttgttttacacACAGATGTAAAATAACAGCAGGGCAgccaaaaaaagaaaagctcGTAGTGGTATTAAGCACCCTAAATGGCAAAAAAGGAaaaacacacacacatattCATTTAAGACAATTTGGTAATCTTTTTATATCACACGACCCAAACATCTTAAGGAAGCTAGCAGTATTTAGCAAAAAAGGCACGTAGCGCTGTGCACACACGTCTTAATTGCGCGTGTAATGCTATGTACGAACTTTATAGAAGAAAAAACTGTTACTCTATATTGTAAATGTAACTGGAGTGGTACCTGCATTTGTATAACTGTATTATGAATCCTGTGCTCGAAAAAATTGTATAATTTCTGGAGCAataaattaaatctgaatctgaatctTCACACATAATAAATGCATAGCACACACACGCATACGTACACGATATCAGATTTTGAACAATGTTCTCTTATTAGATTCATAGATAGAACCGAGATTTGTAGATAGTTTTAAGTTAAGATTTAAGGAATTCCGTTTATCGTCTTTATACAGCTGCCGCCGTTTTTTCTTTTGAACAGGAGCCACCGTTCTTTATCAGATCAGAAAGCGGCCACGTGAGCGGCATATTATTCGATTTACTCGAAATATACAAGATTTCTATCGACGTCGCGTTTGAATACTTTGAATATTCGTTAGGTGAAGATCTTTTGGATAGATTACAAGGTTTTGTGAGTATTTTCCCACGTCAAAACACCCGGTTTTGCGGCAGGTGAAATGCCACCAGAATCCGCTAGATGTCGCTTGGGTACGGGACGATATACCTTAAGTTCTTGTGTTTCTAagtcttttctattttgtacatttaaacattttaacaTTTAAATACATAATTCAAGCAAAACAATATACCGGTACTGATAGCTATGGAATTAGGAGAAGCCCAATTGACTTTTAAACGGTCGTAATCCCTCGTCCTTACTCCCACCGTGGACATGGTTCCCTACCATGATAAGAATGTGGTCAACGTCTTACTAGTAAAAACGTCGTATTATCTtatctttcttcaaaaatCGAACAGTAATTCTACAGCAATTCTAATTTTTAGGGGGAGGTTGCGGCTGGAGGCTTTTCCATCGATTTAGAACGGGAGACCATCGTCGATTTCAGCGACCCGATCTATCCGGCGTCGCTGCACCTGGTATCGAAGCTGCCCGCAGTGGAAAAGAATCGCTGGCAATTTCTGAAACCGTTCGTCAGCACTTTATGGTTGGTCGTTCTGGCGACGATACTCGTCATAAGTATTTTGCTGTCGTTGTTGACGTTTATAGACTACACAACCGACACGATCTCGTTGGTGGACAGTTTCTACTTCACAGTGGCTCGACTCAGTAGCGGCAGTTCGGAGACTAATCCTAACGCCATTCCCAGTAGGATCCTCGTCGCCGTTGTAATGTTTTTCGGCATGGCGCTGTCGGCAGCCTATACGGCCAATATGACGGCGTTCTTGAGACTGAGAGCCGATGACCAACCGATAACGAGTCTCAGCGAATTGATCGAAAGGGGCGAGGGGAATTTCGGCGTCATCGGTTACACCGAAGTTGCAAAAATATTGTCGAAATCGCAGAAATTTCCCGATATTATTGTTTGGAATATAATACGCCGAACAGGTAACGTACTGCCGGATTTAGAAACGGCCGTTGAAAGGATCGTCAACGAGAATTTCATACTGATCACCGACACGTTGACGGCGCGGTACGCGGTAGCGCAAAGATGTGATTTAATCGAGCACGAACTGAAGCAGTTGTACGGATTACGATTCGCGCTCGCTTTGCCGAAGGGTGCGTTAGTAAAACGACCGATCGACGCATTGATCGCCAGCATAAGGGAAAGCGGTGAACAAAAGAAAGTGGAGGATAAGTAAGTTACTTCAGTAAAAACACTATCCGCTATCGGTTTAACATTATTggtgttgatatttttttcaacgtTCGAgagtatcaatataatcaataATTGTTGCGAAATCCCCTACGTATAAGGAGCCTGATTCAATTTCTCGGAAAGAtaatttagggttttctgccaATTCGGTAAGAATACTTATTATTAATCCCATgcataatcattttcatatatattgtttttcacGCTTTTTTCGGTCGGTGAAATTCGCCTATCATTCCGACTACTGATCATCAAAGCATCgcagaaatataaaaatgtccGACCGCGAAGAACCCTGTACGCAACACTGCCCTTCGAAGTAATTTCgcgaaaaaatggccgattacACCGATTATAATGTACGAATGATCACGCGTATAAATAGCCCATTCCCTACATACTCTACAAAACTCAGACGACATTGAGATTTCTCATTTACGAGTTTAAGAAAGAGGAAGTCTCCGAGTATATCCGAATGCGGGTATACAGAAAACCGGCCGCGTAATCGGTGCGTTGCAGCTACATTTTTTGGGATAATGATTCGTGCAGTAGTTGTGCATCTAGTTTCGTGAAGAATATAAAGCTAAAACGATTCGAATAGCTGTCATTATTGATAACATAAACGACACTAAATGTCAACTGAGCTGAACATTCGAGTTTTACTTGTCCTGAAACTTGAGCTGCGAGCTAGTTCCAATTCTTGCGAATTTGGGGAAAACTCTAGttgattctatttttgttCATTTCGTATGAGTATAAAAACTCAAGCAATCATGTTTCCGAAATGTGGAATTGGGTTCAGGATCAGGGAAAAGAATTTTGTCACAATCGTTGAATTCGATTTTTAGTAACTAACTGTTCGACTAACAGTCCTTTCGTTCTTTTTTTCAGGTATATGAAACGTCAGTTTCCATGTAACGTTCGCGACGGTTGGTCAAACGAAATATCGAAGACTGAACCGTTGACGTTTTTCGAAATGTCTGGCGTGTTTTTCACGTTGATTATCGGACTAGCCGTAGCGTCATTTGTAGCGCTTATAGAACATTCGGTATTGCTGTACAGACGAGCGAAACTACAGGAAAATGGCGGCGACGACCCGAGTAAACAATCAACGGAACCTGTGCCTCTTTAGAATATCGTTTATACATTGGACAATGTGGCCAGGATTATCGATTGTATTCCCTTCATACAAGCGTGTGTCCGGATGTATTATTGTGAATATGTTGCATCTCAGTTCCTTATTGGCTCGTCTTCGCCGGTGTCTTTTTGGTGAAACAAACaataaagcctagcgcacatcgacactgcgattggagacaactagttgccaggcagttttcggcgcatgagagcaactggctggatacaatcagttgctcgaatttgtcgatgtgagcgagcttacgactggttagcgtccatctatctccagttccacccagttgctcatgttctacttttgagcaactagttgtactcagttgctctcatatccgtcgatgtgagcgctccataatcaacaacacatggttgtaactgactaaaacaaagcTATTTGTCACGTGACTTGTGATGCCCTCAAGAATATTTGCTAGACCACATCTCAGTTGCTGTCGATGTGTGCGCTATGGACCTAGCGACCGGCATGAGCCAcgcagttgctggtttttactaaattttcgatgtgcgcggggtactCGCTgactagcaactagttgtctccagtcgctttgtcgatgtgcgctaggcttaagaGCTACGTATTCGATGtgtatttccttttcttttttgtaaCTTCGTTTTAGGGAGCGTCCGGAAAAACGTACAACCCCAAAAATCACCGAATCTTCCCGCAACGCCCCAGGTCGAGGTGCTGGGCGCACTGACATGGATGCGGATACTTGGACGCCGAAACAGGGGCCTGGTGTTTAAAATATGTTAGATCCCAGTATCTAGGTACAGATACGAAAATTAGGCCTACGTCGGATACCGAGCCGTCACTCTTGAAAAGTTGACTTTTCTGGGAAAATAAATACGTGACGTTGCCTAAGAGTTTAGCGTTGTGCGATTAAGGGGGCTATTAGGATATAAGTATGCGCGCAATAAGAGGTATGTGTACTGAGTCTTGAAGGTGATGTTGTGGTCGCGTATATGTAATAGTGTTGTGGTAATGATTTCTCTCGACGATGTTGACGAGGAGGGACACTCTCTTGGGCCGGATCACAGTCCTTGGTCTTGACTTTCTTACTAGGCTCCCGGATGTAACTTAACAATTTCTTAAGTTATCTATTCGTTTATTTTCTCTTACCAGATGTATACAAGATCATTCCCCGTAGCTCTCCCTAAAACCTCTTCTCTCCAGCCTCTCTCTAAAGCTTTCTTAAACccttttatattattttatatttattaacGTGTGCAGGCCCTCTTCCACACATGGCCTGGAATTCATGGATTGTGACGTATTCATACGTCACAACATTTTTTCCCATCCATGTATGGTGATGACGTATCTGCACACGTCACAATTATCTATAAATACCCTTTTGCACTCACCAGATTTCATGGCCGCGCCATATTAGGTTTACATACGTAGAGACATACGTCAGTTCCAGACTTGTTTACTTGTATAACTTCTATTTATGTTTATGTATGACGTACGCATCAACGCAGGTTGTCTGGCAATAACAACACTGGCCATGAACTCCAGCTTCCGTACATTTATCTAAACTACTAACTATCTCCACAACAGTGACGTGGTGAAAAGATTTATACTTTCCTCGAAACATAGTTCGTTCCcacgaaataatcttttcgttCCTACGTAAAATCTTTTCGTTCCCGCGAAAATCATTTCTTTCCAACGAAAAGGTTATTTCGTTCCcatgaaaaacaattcattCCGTCGAAAAAATCTACGAAACGACTATATTTCGTTCCcacgaaaaagaaatattcatattacacCATTTCATTCATCCATTAGGACTCCGTAGATATAGATGTAAATAAAGGTTTTTAATTTTATATGCGAATAAAGTTTAACCCATTGTAATGTGTATTGGCCGCTAGGTGGTACTCTAGCCAGTCTGATTCGCGATATGATCTGGACGACCAGGTACTGTCGATTGTTCATTCCATGACGACTTGTTGTACGGTTTAGTActcgaatatatatatatatatatatatatatatatacgtaaagTATCGCGAAATGCCACGAGTTGTGTTTTCATTGTCTGTGGCTGCTGCCACCGATTCCATCTCGGTGTATTTGCCGACCGGCGTAACAAGGTGGGCCACGATCTCAGACGGCGGGAGAGTTACATGAAGTGACACAGTTTCTCAGACTGTGCAGGTATGAAAGACTGACTCTTGAGAAGGTCGACACAGATTCAGATGTGGAATCAGATTCTGAGACTGAGGAGGGCCGGAACCCGGGAATCCGATGTAGACTGTTATAGGAAGAGCGAAGGGCAGGGCGCggcaattgatgaaaaagttCGAGATATAAAAAAGTCGTTCCCATGGCAACGccattgatttttatttatgGAAAACGTGGATTTTTATAACGTTTAGCTacgagaatatccaaatcaggCAGGGCATCCATCTCTTAACGACATGTT is drawn from Tubulanus polymorphus chromosome 10, tnTubPoly1.2, whole genome shotgun sequence and contains these coding sequences:
- the LOC141911994 gene encoding uncharacterized protein LOC141911994, producing the protein MGMFRYSSIWVVLFSSGFLMTATSAKTMRVVCIVTDHFPNMQERVEYFWTAIARVQGQEYNATKPSIDFTFVDVRSEINDGVGLNEKLKKVLQANYDAAIGPPVEYFQRYIGTEYFVVGDGLQAKACPSYDGVHNVLPTLDQAMSLVFPFIKSTEDKLCYDFIIITHNTGELDDFLHAFVSYSDQFRGYEKLCFKYYPLVTGWTKGATMYENIDPETFDQVKTARTFGVSHIIVFSRMPNAYHPFEAATNFDMNSYLYRWLYLTYENVPYKSLSAAHVPQTNPSLSFLDMFNDNLVKAYNLAGLQTDHKSRDFGLFDTILTLYEFAGRQIRRKSEKFFDAKVEVNGFSGRFSFSLMNCREAPAVKYCETDANENRTQCEMTDLEYMDWNVLDQANPIKILPDDGVKVFSANLGRILIRLEPPFFIRSESGHVSGILFDLLEIYKISIDVAFEYFEYSLGEDLLDRLQGFGEVAAGGFSIDLERETIVDFSDPIYPASLHLVSKLPAVEKNRWQFLKPFVSTLWLVVLATILVISILLSLLTFIDYTTDTISLVDSFYFTVARLSSGSSETNPNAIPSRILVAVVMFFGMALSAAYTANMTAFLRLRADDQPITSLSELIERGEGNFGVIGYTEVAKILSKSQKFPDIIVWNIIRRTGNVLPDLETAVERIVNENFILITDTLTARYAVAQRCDLIEHELKQLYGLRFALALPKGALVKRPIDALIASIRESGEQKKVEDKYMKRQFPCNVRDGWSNEISKTEPLTFFEMSGVFFTLIIGLAVASFVALIEHSVLLYRRAKLQENGGDDPSKQSTEPVPL